A genomic stretch from Falco naumanni isolate bFalNau1 chromosome 4, bFalNau1.pat, whole genome shotgun sequence includes:
- the LOC121086798 gene encoding hydroxyacylglutathione hydrolase-like protein isoform X2, giving the protein MKVKVISVLEDNYMYLVIEERTRDAVAVDAAVPRRLLEIIRKEDVVLRAILTTHHHWDHARGNEELARLCPGLRVYGADERIGALTHKVTHNQELTFGAIRVRCLFTPCHTSGHMCYFMWEDGSPDAPALFSGDTLFVGGCGQFFEGTAEQMYTNLTQILGALPKETKVFCGHECTVRNLKFALKVEPENEIVKKKLAWAKRDDEDLPTVPSTLQEEFLYNPFLRVTEEPLQKFTGKTDPVEVLRTLRTEKDNFKKPKEQPHPQAMLAFDWGLFSPFLEKK; this is encoded by the exons ATGAAGGTGAAGGTGATCTCGGTGCTGGAGGACAACTACATGTACCTGGTGATCGAGGAGCGCACGCGGGACGCCGTGGCCGTGGACGCCGCGGTCCCCCGGAGG ctgctggaaaTCATCAGGAAAGAGGACGTGGTGCTCAGGGCGATCCTCACTACCCACCACCACTG GGACCATGCAAGGGGCAATGAGGAGCTGGCGAGGCTCTGCCCCGGCCTGCGCGTGTATGGGGCCGACGAGCGGATCGGGGCCCTGACGCACAAGGTGACCCACAACCAGGAGCTGACG TTCGGGGCCATCCGGGTGAGGTGCCTCTTCACCCCCTGCCACACCTCGGGCCACATGTGCTACTTCATGTGGGAGGACGGCTCCCCGGACGCGCCGGCTCTCTTCTCAG GCGACACGCTGTTTGTGGGAGGCTGCGGGCAGTTCTTCGAGGGAACAGCGGAGCAGATGTACACCAACCTCACCCAGATCCTGGGGGCTTTGCCGAAGGAGACG AAGGTGTTCTGCGGCCACGAATGCACCGTCCGAAACCTCAAGTTTGCCTTGAAGGTGGAACCGGAGAATGAAATAGTGAAGAAGAAACTTGCGTGGGCCAAA CGGGATGATGAGGATTTGCCCACGGTGCCCTCCACACTGCAAGAGGAGTTCCTCTACAACCCCTTCCTGCGGGTCAC GGAGGAGCCCTTGCAGAAGTTCACAGGCAAGACGGACCCGGTGGAGGTGCTGAGGACCCTCCGCACTGAGAAGGATAACTTCAAGAAGCCCAAGGAGCAGCCCCATCCCCAGGCCATGCTCGCGTTCGACTGGGGACTTTTCAGCCCCTTCCTGGAGAAGAAGTGA
- the LOC121086798 gene encoding hydroxyacylglutathione hydrolase-like protein isoform X1: MKVKVISVLEDNYMYLVIEERTRDAVAVDAAVPRRLLEIIRKEDVVLRAILTTHHHWDHARGNEELARLCPGLRVYGADERIGALTHKVTHNQELTFGAIRVRCLFTPCHTSGHMCYFMWEDGSPDAPALFSGDTLFVGGCGQFFEGTAEQMYTNLTQILGALPKETKVFCGHECTVRNLKFALKVEPENEIVKKKLAWAKQRDDEDLPTVPSTLQEEFLYNPFLRVTEEPLQKFTGKTDPVEVLRTLRTEKDNFKKPKEQPHPQAMLAFDWGLFSPFLEKK; the protein is encoded by the exons ATGAAGGTGAAGGTGATCTCGGTGCTGGAGGACAACTACATGTACCTGGTGATCGAGGAGCGCACGCGGGACGCCGTGGCCGTGGACGCCGCGGTCCCCCGGAGG ctgctggaaaTCATCAGGAAAGAGGACGTGGTGCTCAGGGCGATCCTCACTACCCACCACCACTG GGACCATGCAAGGGGCAATGAGGAGCTGGCGAGGCTCTGCCCCGGCCTGCGCGTGTATGGGGCCGACGAGCGGATCGGGGCCCTGACGCACAAGGTGACCCACAACCAGGAGCTGACG TTCGGGGCCATCCGGGTGAGGTGCCTCTTCACCCCCTGCCACACCTCGGGCCACATGTGCTACTTCATGTGGGAGGACGGCTCCCCGGACGCGCCGGCTCTCTTCTCAG GCGACACGCTGTTTGTGGGAGGCTGCGGGCAGTTCTTCGAGGGAACAGCGGAGCAGATGTACACCAACCTCACCCAGATCCTGGGGGCTTTGCCGAAGGAGACG AAGGTGTTCTGCGGCCACGAATGCACCGTCCGAAACCTCAAGTTTGCCTTGAAGGTGGAACCGGAGAATGAAATAGTGAAGAAGAAACTTGCGTGGGCCAAA CAGCGGGATGATGAGGATTTGCCCACGGTGCCCTCCACACTGCAAGAGGAGTTCCTCTACAACCCCTTCCTGCGGGTCAC GGAGGAGCCCTTGCAGAAGTTCACAGGCAAGACGGACCCGGTGGAGGTGCTGAGGACCCTCCGCACTGAGAAGGATAACTTCAAGAAGCCCAAGGAGCAGCCCCATCCCCAGGCCATGCTCGCGTTCGACTGGGGACTTTTCAGCCCCTTCCTGGAGAAGAAGTGA